A section of the Spirosoma pollinicola genome encodes:
- a CDS encoding leucyl aminopeptidase family protein has protein sequence MNITLTTQVSATGDLIIPVVQTDTLADQLTDLAPKLGISAEVLQRDFKADAKEVLAVYGPNDQKTYLLGIGADPMEMDWLRAFRKFFFDQKSKLPAQLAIDLTAFAGSVSQGVVLGVRWGGYDLKLYQTDKPEGPIFFSEAGELTIYVTPEQQEAAEKALSQAEAIAQTHRQMLDLMNAPANYKNPQTLADWAVESGGQNGYSVTVLDKAELERQKLGALLSVSRGSDVPPVLIIAEYKPEGIENLQKVGLVAKGVTFDTGGVSIKSSASMHLMKSDMGGAAAVLGTVEVAAKLKLPIHVIGIVPSTENSTDGSSTKPGDVVTAYSGKTIEIIDTDAEGRVILADGLGYMVRNFQPDVLIDLATLTGSVIGALGYHAAGMFTKNNQLAAQLTEAADQTGEQLWRLPLWDVYNEDIKSDVADVKNYSGKPVAGSISAAKFLEVFSEKHVAWAHLDIAGMAFADTEFGSQKNATGFGIRLLIAYLQILLAEKA, from the coding sequence ATGAATATTACGCTAACCACGCAAGTATCCGCTACCGGCGACCTCATTATCCCGGTGGTGCAAACCGATACACTGGCCGACCAACTGACTGACCTTGCCCCAAAACTGGGGATATCAGCCGAGGTGCTGCAACGCGATTTTAAGGCAGATGCCAAAGAAGTGCTTGCCGTCTATGGCCCGAACGACCAGAAAACGTACTTGCTGGGCATTGGGGCCGACCCAATGGAAATGGATTGGCTGCGTGCCTTCCGGAAATTCTTTTTTGATCAGAAAAGTAAACTGCCTGCTCAACTCGCTATCGACCTGACGGCCTTTGCCGGTAGCGTTAGCCAGGGCGTTGTGCTGGGTGTTCGCTGGGGCGGCTATGATCTTAAGCTGTATCAGACAGATAAACCCGAAGGACCGATTTTCTTTTCCGAGGCTGGCGAGTTGACGATCTACGTGACACCGGAGCAACAGGAAGCCGCAGAGAAAGCCCTGTCGCAGGCCGAGGCCATTGCCCAAACCCATCGGCAAATGCTTGACCTGATGAATGCCCCCGCCAACTATAAGAATCCGCAGACGCTGGCCGATTGGGCTGTTGAATCAGGGGGGCAGAATGGGTACTCCGTAACAGTTCTCGACAAAGCCGAACTGGAACGGCAGAAATTGGGAGCCTTGCTGAGCGTTAGTCGGGGGAGCGATGTACCGCCCGTGCTGATCATTGCCGAATATAAACCCGAGGGTATCGAGAATCTGCAAAAAGTGGGTCTGGTAGCCAAAGGCGTCACCTTCGATACGGGCGGTGTTTCCATTAAAAGCTCTGCCAGTATGCACCTCATGAAAAGCGATATGGGCGGGGCTGCGGCTGTACTCGGAACTGTTGAGGTGGCAGCTAAACTGAAATTGCCAATTCATGTGATCGGCATTGTTCCATCAACCGAAAACTCGACCGACGGTAGCTCCACAAAACCCGGCGATGTTGTTACGGCCTATTCCGGCAAAACCATCGAAATCATAGATACCGATGCCGAAGGCCGAGTTATTCTGGCTGACGGGCTGGGTTATATGGTCCGGAATTTCCAGCCCGATGTGCTCATCGACCTGGCTACCCTCACCGGCAGCGTTATTGGCGCTTTAGGGTATCACGCGGCTGGTATGTTCACGAAGAATAACCAGTTAGCCGCCCAACTTACCGAAGCCGCCGACCAGACGGGCGAGCAGCTCTGGCGATTGCCGCTTTGGGACGTGTACAACGAGGATATAAAATCGGATGTGGCCGATGTGAAAAATTACAGCGGAAAGCCCGTTGCCGGGTCGATCAGCGCGGCCAAATTCCTGGAAGTGTTCAGTGAAAAACACGTGGCCTGGGCACACCTGGACATTGCGGGGATGGCCTTTGCCGACACGGAATTTGGTTCGCAAAAGAATGCGACAGGTTTTGGTATTCGTCTGTTAATCGCCTACTTACAGATACTTCTTGCAGAAAAGGCGTAA
- a CDS encoding ATP-grasp domain-containing protein, with protein sequence MSQLSFLCIATFLKGQDFMRACKELGNTVYLLTDQKLANEAWPRESIDEMFFLKSPSNAPEDLEQMVVGLAHAMRSRKIDRVVALDDFDVEKGALIRETFRIDGMGQTTARYFRDKLAMRTRAFVAGIRVPAFCPLFHDETVTAFLQTTEAPWLIKPRSEASATGIRKVHSLDEAWSAIHLLGDNRHTYLIEEFKPGKVYHVDSLSVDGKAVFTRVSQYLATPMEVAHGGGVFRTGTLDVDTPEAEALRQINDQVMAAFGMRYSASHSEYIRGDHDGELYFLETASRVGGAHIAEMVEAASGVNLWREWAKLENAIALKEHYVPPIDNGRHAGLIVSLARQQWPDLAVFTEQEIYWRMNREYHVGLIIQSDDRTRIRTLLDDYMHRIYEEFHASAPLPDKPTS encoded by the coding sequence ATGAGCCAATTGTCTTTTCTATGCATCGCCACTTTTTTGAAAGGGCAGGATTTCATGCGGGCCTGCAAGGAGTTGGGAAACACGGTTTACTTGCTAACCGATCAGAAGCTTGCCAACGAAGCCTGGCCCCGCGAGTCCATCGACGAGATGTTTTTCCTTAAATCGCCCAGCAATGCGCCCGAAGATCTGGAGCAAATGGTTGTAGGGTTAGCCCACGCCATGCGTTCCCGAAAAATTGATCGGGTGGTGGCGTTGGATGATTTCGACGTGGAGAAGGGCGCCCTTATTCGGGAAACGTTCCGCATCGACGGGATGGGGCAAACTACCGCCCGCTACTTTCGGGATAAACTGGCTATGCGTACACGGGCTTTTGTAGCCGGTATTCGGGTACCGGCTTTCTGTCCGCTTTTTCACGACGAAACCGTTACGGCATTCCTGCAAACGACAGAAGCCCCCTGGCTCATAAAACCCCGCTCTGAAGCATCGGCAACGGGTATCCGGAAAGTACATTCACTGGATGAAGCCTGGTCGGCTATTCATTTGCTGGGCGACAATCGGCACACCTATCTTATTGAAGAGTTTAAGCCGGGAAAGGTCTACCATGTCGATTCGTTGTCGGTAGATGGCAAAGCGGTTTTTACACGGGTGAGTCAATACCTGGCAACACCAATGGAAGTGGCGCATGGGGGCGGGGTGTTTCGCACAGGAACTCTTGACGTCGATACACCGGAAGCCGAAGCCCTCCGCCAGATCAACGATCAGGTAATGGCCGCCTTTGGTATGCGGTATAGCGCATCGCACTCCGAATACATCCGGGGCGATCACGATGGGGAGTTATATTTTCTGGAAACAGCTTCCCGCGTGGGTGGTGCGCACATTGCCGAAATGGTAGAAGCTGCTTCGGGCGTGAACCTCTGGCGGGAATGGGCCAAACTCGAAAACGCCATTGCGCTCAAAGAACATTATGTACCACCGATCGACAACGGACGCCATGCCGGATTGATTGTGTCGTTGGCTCGTCAGCAATGGCCGGACCTTGCAGTATTTACCGAACAGGAAATTTACTGGCGTATGAACCGCGAATACCACGTCGGGCTCATTATCCAATCGGACGACCGGACCCGAATCCGAACCTTGCTGGACGATTATATGCACCGTATTTACGAGGAGTTTCACGCATCGGCACCCTTGCCCGATAAACCCACGAGTTAA
- a CDS encoding glycoside hydrolase family 9 protein, whose product MRFVLFVSLLLSSLSVITPDDPPAVIRINLLGYRPGSPKIAVWGSLTGQTAGTFELVDEQTSQVIRQLPAGRAFGEYGPFRQTYRLDFSAFRKPGRYYLRTADGARSPGFRIGEGVYAGAADFCLRYMRQQRSGYNPFLKDSCHTHDGYTMYGPMPDSTHIDASGGWHDASDYLQYVTTSANATYHLLAALRDFPTAFGDQYQTNGLAGMNGQPDVLDEARWGLDWLLKMHPTDTWLFNQLGDDRDHSAMRIPKQDSMYGKGAERPVYFATGQPQGLFKYKNRATGVASTAGKVSSALSLGYQLLRNRQANYVSRAYVDKLQKRSQSAYTLGIQKPGNSQTAPGRAPYFYEEDNYVDDMELATVEQLNATRATGAQATKWQNTALAFARREPVTPWILNDTARHYQWYPFVNVGHAELAKHLPRASRKTVTDFYKSGIETIWKRGSQNAFYRGVPFTWCSNNLTTSFATQCFWYRQLTADDQFASLEQANFDWLFGCNPWGTSFVYGLPANADTPSDPHSSFTHLKNYPIDGGLVDGPVRGSIYGNLIGITLHEPDEYAPFQSKVAVYHDDYGDYSTNEPTMDGTASLVYLLAAKHAETYKPAPKPIPGRKATLPANKLPVKRGTDRNSTYFKGAKIRGDTTVRNLALVFTGDEFADGGSSIARTLQKHSVRASFFLTGRFLRNPAFASLVKQLKQGGHYLGPHSDQHLLYCDWTRRDSLLVNRQQFVNDLRANYAALAQVDHTDKTPRLFLPPYEWYNDSIAAWTKREGVQLINYTPGTLSHADYTTPQDRNYRSSATILTSIRAYEQQKTAGLNGFILLMHIGTASARTDKLYAHLDEFLSEFRQKGYQFVRIDEL is encoded by the coding sequence ATGCGCTTTGTCCTTTTCGTCTCTCTGCTACTAAGCTCACTATCCGTTATAACGCCCGACGATCCGCCCGCCGTTATTCGAATCAATTTGCTCGGCTATCGGCCCGGCAGCCCTAAAATAGCCGTTTGGGGAAGCCTGACCGGGCAGACGGCAGGTACATTCGAGTTGGTCGATGAGCAGACAAGTCAGGTTATCCGGCAACTACCGGCGGGCCGGGCGTTTGGCGAATATGGTCCCTTCCGGCAAACGTATCGGCTCGATTTCTCGGCTTTCCGAAAACCTGGCCGGTATTACCTGCGTACAGCAGATGGCGCCCGGTCGCCCGGTTTTCGCATTGGCGAAGGTGTGTATGCCGGTGCGGCCGATTTTTGCTTGCGGTATATGCGCCAGCAACGGAGCGGCTACAATCCATTCCTGAAAGACTCCTGCCATACCCACGATGGCTACACCATGTATGGCCCAATGCCCGACAGTACGCATATCGACGCATCCGGCGGCTGGCATGATGCCAGCGATTATTTGCAGTATGTGACCACCTCGGCCAATGCAACCTATCATTTACTGGCGGCACTGCGCGATTTTCCAACGGCCTTTGGCGATCAGTATCAGACCAATGGGCTGGCAGGTATGAACGGCCAGCCCGACGTACTCGATGAAGCCCGATGGGGCCTTGACTGGTTGCTCAAAATGCACCCTACCGACACATGGCTCTTCAACCAGCTTGGCGACGACCGCGATCATTCGGCCATGCGGATTCCCAAACAGGACAGTATGTATGGGAAGGGAGCCGAACGGCCGGTTTATTTTGCCACAGGCCAGCCACAAGGGTTGTTTAAATATAAAAATCGGGCAACGGGTGTAGCTTCCACGGCAGGCAAAGTAAGTAGTGCTTTGTCTTTGGGGTATCAGCTTTTGCGAAATCGCCAGGCCAATTATGTGAGTCGGGCCTATGTCGACAAACTGCAAAAGCGATCGCAGTCGGCCTATACGCTTGGTATCCAGAAGCCGGGCAACAGTCAAACGGCTCCAGGTCGGGCACCCTATTTCTATGAAGAAGACAATTATGTCGACGACATGGAACTGGCTACTGTCGAGCAACTTAACGCGACCCGAGCTACAGGCGCACAGGCTACTAAATGGCAAAATACGGCTCTGGCGTTTGCCCGTCGCGAGCCGGTTACCCCCTGGATTCTGAACGACACCGCACGACATTATCAGTGGTATCCGTTCGTCAACGTCGGTCATGCGGAATTGGCTAAACACCTGCCCAGGGCCAGTCGCAAAACCGTCACTGACTTTTATAAATCGGGTATCGAAACGATTTGGAAACGGGGCAGTCAGAATGCGTTTTACCGGGGCGTGCCGTTTACCTGGTGCAGCAACAACCTGACGACTTCTTTCGCCACACAATGCTTCTGGTATCGGCAACTCACCGCCGACGATCAATTTGCCTCGCTCGAACAAGCTAATTTTGACTGGTTATTTGGCTGTAATCCGTGGGGCACGAGTTTCGTGTATGGCCTGCCCGCCAATGCGGATACCCCCTCCGATCCGCATTCATCCTTTACGCACCTGAAAAACTACCCCATTGATGGGGGTCTGGTAGATGGGCCCGTGCGGGGCAGCATTTACGGGAATTTAATTGGCATCACCTTACACGAACCCGACGAATATGCGCCCTTTCAGAGTAAAGTAGCCGTGTACCATGACGATTATGGTGACTACAGTACCAATGAACCGACTATGGATGGGACGGCATCACTCGTTTATCTATTAGCAGCCAAACATGCCGAAACGTATAAACCCGCGCCCAAACCCATACCCGGTAGAAAGGCAACTTTACCAGCAAACAAGCTACCTGTAAAACGAGGTACAGATCGTAATTCAACTTATTTTAAAGGCGCTAAAATCAGGGGTGATACAACCGTTCGCAACCTGGCGCTGGTCTTTACCGGCGACGAGTTTGCCGATGGTGGCTCAAGCATTGCCCGGACGTTGCAGAAGCATAGCGTTCGGGCTTCTTTTTTTCTGACAGGCCGTTTTTTGCGAAACCCGGCTTTTGCGTCGCTGGTAAAACAACTAAAGCAAGGAGGGCATTATCTGGGGCCGCATTCCGATCAGCATTTACTGTATTGCGACTGGACAAGGCGCGACAGTTTGCTGGTCAATCGGCAGCAATTTGTTAACGATCTGCGGGCTAATTACGCGGCTCTGGCTCAAGTTGATCATACAGACAAAACACCCCGGCTCTTTCTGCCACCCTATGAATGGTATAATGACAGCATTGCCGCCTGGACGAAACGTGAAGGTGTTCAACTTATTAATTACACTCCCGGCACGTTGAGCCATGCCGATTACACGACACCGCAAGACCGGAATTATCGAAGCAGCGCCACCATTTTGACATCCATTCGCGCCTATGAGCAGCAAAAAACAGCTGGATTAAACGGTTTTATTCTACTGATGCACATTGGTACAGCCTCCGCTCGAACAGACAAGCTTTACGCTCATCTGGACGAATTTCTAAGCGAATTTCGACAGAAGGGCTATCAATTCGTTCGCATCGATGAGCTGTAG
- a CDS encoding transposase: MDRFQNKYRIASARAAWWDYSWAGAYFITICTAQRQHFFGEIEDGKMQLSNIGVLADVFWHEIRHHSQQLELGSFVVMPNHIHGILILNETHTNDQNATGPIVETRHALSLPQPHTSPGEQRFQNQGKNTVSSIIGSYKAAVTKHAHRLGFDFGWQTRFHDHIVRNDIEYQRINDYIELNPSNRGKDKL; the protein is encoded by the coding sequence ATGGATAGGTTCCAAAACAAATATCGTATTGCATCGGCAAGGGCCGCATGGTGGGATTACAGTTGGGCAGGAGCCTATTTTATTACGATATGTACCGCCCAGCGCCAGCATTTTTTTGGTGAAATTGAAGACGGAAAAATGCAACTGTCGAATATAGGGGTATTGGCTGACGTGTTTTGGCATGAAATCCGTCACCATTCACAACAACTAGAATTGGGTTCATTTGTCGTAATGCCTAACCATATACACGGGATATTAATATTGAACGAAACCCATACAAATGACCAAAATGCAACCGGTCCAATCGTAGAGACAAGGCATGCCTTGTCTCTACCGCAACCGCATACATCACCCGGCGAACAACGATTTCAGAATCAGGGAAAGAATACGGTTTCATCAATTATTGGATCGTACAAAGCAGCAGTAACCAAACACGCACATCGGCTGGGTTTTGATTTTGGCTGGCAGACGCGTTTTCACGACCATATTGTTCGCAATGATATTGAATACCAACGTATCAACGATTATATAGAATTAAATCCTTCCAACCGGGGAAAAGATAAACTTTAG
- a CDS encoding neutral/alkaline non-lysosomal ceramidase N-terminal domain-containing protein has translation MKFVRIFLKVLLGLVILILLFLAVSLAPVDETPYQQMPYYTRTKERLTQLPTPPAAKTPIRAGWAKANITPPYSTPTGGYGARRGKHWHVVSDSIFARAIVLDNGSTKVAMIGLDLLITPPTVVEALKKRLPEVGLRWENIYTGAIHSHNSMGGWAPGLVGQLIAGGYDEKIVTRVTEGILAAIRAAQMNMAPVQVGYGEVDASDHIYNRIGSSGPTGPLDGLIHLLKLKKASGESALLCTFSGHATLYEDSMWNYLSRDYPGSLVDRLEKKSADFAVFMAGAVGSTGPEARGKTDFQEIRNYAGDLALRIERTVPEIQTKSDSALSILTLPLDLREPHPRVIGNWRVRPWLFYAVYGDYPSDLKALRIGQTVLLGTPCDYSGEFVADFKPLAAKKGINLMITSFDGGYIGYVTPDKYYNRTTYETRDMNWFGPYNGAYFEEMMMGLLEKIKP, from the coding sequence ATGAAATTCGTTCGTATTTTTCTGAAAGTTCTGCTGGGACTTGTTATTCTTATCCTGCTTTTTCTGGCTGTTAGCCTGGCACCGGTCGATGAAACGCCATACCAGCAAATGCCGTATTACACCCGGACAAAAGAACGGCTGACTCAACTTCCCACACCACCAGCAGCAAAAACGCCAATTCGGGCAGGCTGGGCAAAAGCCAACATAACTCCTCCCTACTCAACCCCAACAGGTGGTTATGGGGCTCGCCGGGGCAAACACTGGCACGTTGTGAGCGATTCGATTTTTGCCCGCGCCATTGTTCTCGATAATGGCAGCACCAAAGTTGCCATGATAGGGCTCGACCTGCTCATTACACCCCCAACGGTTGTCGAGGCTCTAAAAAAACGGTTGCCCGAAGTAGGGCTGCGCTGGGAGAATATCTATACCGGGGCCATTCACTCACACAACAGCATGGGCGGTTGGGCACCGGGCCTGGTTGGCCAATTGATTGCGGGAGGCTACGACGAAAAAATCGTGACCCGCGTTACAGAGGGCATTCTGGCCGCCATCCGGGCCGCCCAAATGAATATGGCTCCGGTGCAGGTAGGCTATGGTGAGGTCGATGCCAGCGACCATATCTATAACCGCATTGGCTCGTCGGGACCAACGGGGCCGCTCGATGGGCTGATTCACTTGTTGAAGTTAAAAAAAGCATCGGGCGAATCGGCTTTGCTTTGCACGTTTTCCGGCCACGCAACTCTCTACGAAGACAGCATGTGGAACTACCTCAGCCGCGATTATCCCGGCTCGCTGGTAGACCGGCTGGAAAAAAAATCGGCCGATTTTGCGGTGTTTATGGCAGGAGCCGTTGGCAGCACAGGACCAGAGGCTCGGGGTAAAACCGACTTTCAGGAAATTCGTAATTACGCGGGTGATCTGGCCCTTCGCATCGAACGCACCGTTCCAGAGATTCAGACTAAATCGGATAGCGCCCTGTCCATTCTTACGTTACCCCTCGATCTGCGCGAGCCACATCCCCGCGTAATTGGCAACTGGCGGGTGCGCCCCTGGCTCTTTTACGCCGTTTATGGCGACTACCCTTCCGACCTGAAAGCCCTGCGCATTGGCCAAACCGTATTGCTCGGCACCCCCTGCGATTACTCCGGCGAGTTTGTAGCCGACTTCAAACCACTGGCTGCTAAAAAAGGCATCAACCTGATGATTACCAGTTTCGATGGCGGTTATATTGGCTATGTCACCCCCGATAAATACTACAATCGAACGACCTACGAAACCCGGGACATGAACTGGTTTGGTCCGTATAATGGCGCCTATTTTGAAGAAATGATGATGGGGTTACTGGAAAAGATAAAACCGTAA
- a CDS encoding ferritin-like domain-containing protein: MNLFKLISEIEKADPEISERYSFYSRRNLLKFGSNLAAAGIPTLVAASLNKAFAQTTTAPTQAAIDAVNFALTLEYLEDEFYRTGLATAGLVPASDQTVINQISKHEAAHVALLKGALGAAAVAKPTFKYPAGTFTTYAQFLATARALEDTGVQAYKGQAGNLINDKAILQTALQIHSVEARHASEIRRMMGMKAWMSNANQTTFTQGGVSLKTLPNVTGITDDNFRGAFDEPLTKAEVLAAAAAFL; encoded by the coding sequence ATGAATCTATTTAAATTAATATCTGAAATTGAAAAGGCTGATCCCGAAATCAGCGAGCGGTATAGTTTCTATTCGCGTCGGAATCTTCTCAAATTTGGCTCAAATCTGGCAGCCGCCGGTATTCCAACCCTTGTGGCCGCCAGCCTGAATAAAGCCTTTGCTCAAACCACCACAGCGCCAACGCAGGCGGCTATTGACGCCGTTAATTTTGCCCTCACACTTGAGTATCTTGAGGATGAATTTTACCGTACCGGCCTAGCGACTGCGGGACTGGTACCCGCCAGCGACCAAACGGTTATCAATCAAATCAGCAAGCATGAAGCGGCACACGTTGCCTTGCTGAAAGGAGCTTTGGGTGCTGCGGCTGTGGCGAAACCAACGTTCAAATATCCAGCCGGGACATTCACAACGTATGCGCAATTCCTGGCCACAGCACGTGCTCTCGAAGACACGGGCGTTCAGGCTTATAAAGGTCAGGCGGGTAATTTGATCAACGATAAAGCCATTTTGCAGACAGCCCTGCAAATTCACTCGGTCGAAGCAAGGCATGCATCGGAGATTCGCCGGATGATGGGGATGAAAGCCTGGATGTCTAATGCCAACCAAACAACCTTTACACAAGGGGGTGTAAGCTTGAAAACACTACCCAACGTAACCGGTATAACAGACGATAATTTCCGTGGCGCATTTGACGAGCCGCTGACCAAAGCAGAGGTTTTAGCCGCTGCGGCAGCGTTCTTATAG
- a CDS encoding ferritin-like domain-containing protein: MSKQQNESGLTMLPGQLEPVMVGRRLFLRYAGAFAAGGALLASCKEGEENPTTVMAPVDLGTGDIGILNYAFALEQLEAAFYSQVITTPYSGMTDAEKTILMDIRDHEIIHREFFKAAIPAANRIADLVPNFSSINFSDRASVLGTAKAFEDLGVSAYNGAGPLITDVNYLALAGKIVSVEARHAAAIRDLLNPKSADFAGDDVVAPTTGLDAANKPAVVLPIAQKYVKTQITAATLPM; the protein is encoded by the coding sequence ATGAGCAAGCAACAGAATGAATCGGGCCTGACCATGTTACCAGGCCAGTTAGAGCCGGTGATGGTAGGTCGTCGGTTATTTCTGCGCTACGCAGGTGCTTTTGCCGCCGGTGGTGCCCTTCTGGCGTCCTGCAAAGAAGGAGAAGAAAACCCAACCACCGTAATGGCCCCTGTCGATTTGGGAACTGGTGATATCGGTATTCTTAACTATGCGTTTGCACTGGAACAACTGGAAGCGGCTTTTTATTCTCAGGTCATTACCACGCCTTACAGCGGCATGACCGATGCCGAAAAGACAATTCTGATGGACATTCGCGACCACGAAATCATCCACCGCGAGTTTTTTAAAGCCGCTATTCCAGCTGCCAATCGAATTGCCGATCTGGTTCCAAATTTCAGCAGCATTAACTTCAGCGATCGGGCCAGTGTGTTAGGAACGGCCAAAGCATTTGAAGATCTTGGCGTGTCAGCTTATAACGGAGCTGGCCCATTGATTACAGACGTAAATTATCTGGCGCTGGCAGGCAAGATTGTATCGGTAGAAGCGCGTCATGCAGCCGCGATCCGCGATTTACTGAACCCAAAATCTGCCGACTTTGCCGGTGACGACGTGGTAGCACCTACCACCGGGCTCGATGCTGCCAACAAACCAGCTGTTGTATTGCCCATTGCCCAGAAGTACGTGAAAACACAAATCACGGCCGCTACTCTTCCCATGTAA
- a CDS encoding glycoside hydrolase family 97 protein, with product MKQLLALSLLFFVAVLPGLAQKNLHVRSPNGQIDFVFNLSKTAPSYKVTFNEKTLVEPSELSLTFQQTGVFGPNLTQRKSITRIIDETYELVVGKVKKARNHCRETTIPLYEKEGNKRQINLVVRVFDDGVAFRYEFPEQENWSSYVLTDENTTFQLTQNPTVRALFLPNFTSSHEGLYTTTLLGSIKNDTLMDMPALFEFPDKTYLAITEAALHDYAGMYLTMKNGPSGSSVLTSQLSPLPGQTENKVKAILPHKTPWRVMLISDRVGALIESNILTSLNEPSKIVDVSWLKAGKTTFPWWNGNVTPDTSFAPGNNFDTQKYYIDFCAANHIEYHSVVEYGLHEWYVNDGAGFVPGPNVNAAKAVPGLDMQQVCDYAKTKGVGIRVWVFWTALYPKIDSVFAQYERWGIKGLMVDFMDRDDQEMVAIQERILQKAAEHKLHIQFHGSYKPTGMHRTYPNELTREATLNYETSKWSGLDTPDHDISFPFTRLLAGPMDMHLGGFRAVPDNQYKIQYTRPLMHGTRCHQLAMYVVTESYLGMVADYPDAYKGQPGFDFLKQIPTVWDEVRVLNAAVGQFITIARRTGDDWFIGSITNSRAREISIPFDFLPEGNYTADLYSDAPDVAQNPNHLTQQIRTITRADVLTIKLAAGGGQVIRLRKQ from the coding sequence ATGAAACAATTATTGGCCCTATCTCTGCTGTTTTTTGTCGCCGTTTTACCTGGACTAGCCCAGAAAAATTTGCATGTCAGATCGCCTAATGGACAAATCGACTTTGTCTTCAATCTCTCCAAAACAGCCCCGTCGTATAAGGTTACGTTCAATGAAAAAACACTCGTTGAACCCTCAGAGTTAAGTCTGACATTTCAGCAGACGGGTGTTTTTGGGCCAAACCTGACGCAGAGAAAGTCAATAACCCGAATCATTGACGAGACTTACGAATTGGTAGTGGGCAAAGTTAAAAAAGCGAGAAATCACTGCCGGGAAACAACCATACCCTTGTACGAAAAGGAGGGCAACAAACGTCAGATTAACCTGGTCGTCCGGGTGTTTGATGATGGTGTCGCGTTTCGGTATGAGTTTCCTGAACAGGAAAATTGGTCATCGTATGTACTGACCGACGAAAATACAACCTTCCAACTAACCCAAAACCCCACGGTTAGGGCGCTGTTTCTGCCCAACTTCACCAGTTCGCACGAGGGATTATACACCACTACACTGCTAGGAAGTATTAAAAACGATACCTTGATGGATATGCCCGCGTTGTTCGAATTTCCGGATAAAACGTACTTAGCCATTACCGAAGCCGCTCTGCACGATTATGCAGGCATGTACCTGACAATGAAAAACGGGCCGTCGGGTAGTTCGGTATTAACGAGCCAGCTTTCGCCCCTGCCCGGTCAGACAGAAAACAAAGTGAAAGCCATTTTGCCCCACAAAACGCCCTGGCGGGTCATGCTGATTAGCGACCGGGTTGGTGCATTGATTGAATCCAATATCCTGACGAGCCTGAACGAACCGTCGAAGATTGTCGATGTGTCGTGGCTGAAAGCCGGAAAAACAACTTTCCCCTGGTGGAATGGAAACGTAACGCCGGATACAAGTTTTGCGCCGGGCAATAACTTCGACACCCAGAAATATTACATCGACTTCTGTGCCGCGAACCACATTGAGTATCATTCGGTGGTTGAATATGGACTGCACGAATGGTACGTAAACGATGGCGCGGGGTTCGTGCCGGGACCAAATGTCAATGCGGCCAAAGCTGTGCCGGGACTGGATATGCAGCAGGTGTGCGACTATGCCAAAACGAAAGGTGTGGGCATTCGGGTGTGGGTGTTCTGGACGGCCTTATACCCGAAAATTGACTCGGTGTTTGCACAGTATGAACGCTGGGGCATCAAGGGGCTGATGGTCGATTTTATGGATCGGGATGATCAGGAGATGGTTGCTATTCAGGAGCGTATTCTGCAAAAAGCGGCCGAACATAAACTGCATATTCAGTTTCATGGGTCATACAAACCCACCGGTATGCATCGGACGTATCCGAATGAGTTGACCCGCGAAGCAACGCTCAATTATGAAACCAGTAAATGGAGCGGTCTGGATACCCCCGATCACGACATTTCGTTTCCGTTTACGAGGCTCCTGGCCGGGCCAATGGATATGCACCTGGGTGGTTTCCGGGCGGTACCCGATAACCAGTACAAAATTCAATATACTCGCCCGCTCATGCACGGCACGCGATGCCATCAGTTAGCTATGTATGTGGTGACCGAAAGTTACCTGGGTATGGTAGCAGACTACCCCGACGCCTACAAAGGTCAGCCGGGATTCGACTTCCTGAAACAAATACCAACAGTCTGGGATGAAGTTCGGGTACTCAATGCCGCTGTTGGTCAGTTTATCACCATTGCCCGACGCACAGGCGACGACTGGTTTATTGGCAGTATCACCAATTCAAGAGCGCGGGAAATTTCGATTCCGTTTGATTTTCTTCCCGAAGGAAACTACACCGCCGACCTCTATTCCGATGCCCCCGACGTTGCCCAAAACCCTAACCACCTGACCCAACAAATCAGGACGATTACACGAGCCGATGTGCTAACCATAAAACTGGCAGCGGGTGGAGGGCAGGTTATCCGGTTGAGGAAACAGTGA